aacttatggatttcccaatgtgatatcccccatctttcgaacgaaagccttttataaaccaaggcattcttggaacgttcttcgaatgtcttacaaactgatctcgccttaaatagttgtgccgaataattctgaccgactctagacaagatttcatcaatcatgtctccgggtaggtctcttaaaatattgggttgtctatccattttgtgtttttatactgtaaaatagacaagtgttagattcataaaaaaaatacttattaatacaagcaatttttacatatatcataaagcataagcacactatattacatatattacaccacactaatacaactatcttattccgactcgcttgtttcttcttcttcggttttggttcgttttgccaagtttctagggatatatgatgttcccctaatacgagctgtcgttttccacattggtttagaaaaacctggtggtttagaggttcccgggtcattgttacaacttaaggacttcgggggttgacgatacatataaagttcatcggggttggaattagatttctctatttttatgccctttcccttattatttttcttttgcctttttaaattcagttggggtaatttctataacatcatcggaattctcatcggaatccgattcatcggagaattggtaatcctcccaatattttgcttccttggcggaaacaccactgaccataattaaccttggtcggttggttgaggattttcttttacttaaccgttttattatttcccccatcggttctatttcttcatccggttccgattcttcttccggttccgactcttcttccggttccgactcttcttccggttcctcttcgggaacttgtgaatcagtccacgaatcattccaatttacatttgactcttcattattattaggtgagtcaatgggacttgttctagaggtagacatctatcagataatatcaaacgcgttaagagattaatatatcacataatattcacatgttaaaaatatatagtttccaacaaaatttgttaagcaatcatttttcaagtaaacacggtcgaagtccagactcactaatacatcctaacaaactcgataagacacactaatgcaaaattctggttctctaagaccaacgctcggataccaactgaaatgtcccgttcttattgattaaaaacgttccatattaattgattttgttgagaggttttgacctctatatgagacgtttttcaaagactgcattcattttaaaacaaaccataacctttatttcatcaataaaggtttaaaaagctttacgtagattatcaaataatgataatctaaaatatcctgtttacacacgaccattacataatggtttacaatacaaatatgttacaacaaaataagtttcttaaatgcagtttttacacaatatcatacaagcatggactccaaatctcgtccttatttaagtatgcgacagcggaagctcttaataatcacttgagaataaacatgcttaaaacgtcaacaaaaatgttggtgagttataggtttaacctatatatatcaaatcataataatagaccacaagatttcatatttcaatacacatcccatacatagagataaaaatcattcatatggtgaacacctggtaaccgacattaacaagatgcatatataagaatatccccatcattccgggacacccttcggatatgatataaatttcaaagtactaaagcatccggtactttggatggggtttgttaggcccaatagatctatctttaggattcgcgtcaattagggtgtatgttccctaattcttagattaccagacttaataaaaaggggcatattcgattttgataattcaaccatagaatgtagtttcacgtacgtgtgtctattttgtaaatcatttataaaacctgcatgtattctcatcccaaaaatattagattttaaaagtgggactataactcactttcacagatttttacttcgtcgggaagtaagacatggccactggttgattcacgaacctataacaatatatacaaatatatcaaagtatgttcaaaatatatttacaacacttttaatatattttgatgttttaagtttattaagtcagctgtcctcgttagtaacctacaactagttgtccacagttagatgtacagaaataaatcgataaatattatcttgaatcaatccacgacccagtgtatacgtatctcagtattgatcacaactcaaactatatatattttggaatcaacctcacccctgtatagttaactccaacattcacatatagagtgtctatggttgttctgaaatatatatagatgtgtcgacatgataggtcaaaacattgtatacgtgtctatggtatctcaagattacataatatacaatacaagttgattaagttatggttggaatagatttgttaccaattttcacgtagctaaaatgagaaaaattatccaatcttgttttacccataacttcttcattttaaatccgttttgagtgaatcaaattgctatggtttcatattgaactctattttatgaatctaaacagaaaaagtataggtttatagtcggaaaaataagttaaaagtcgtttttgtaaaggtagtcatttcagtcgaaagaacgacgtctagatgaccattttagaaaacatacttccactttgagtttaaccataatttttggatatagtttcatgttcataataaaaatcattttctcagaataacaacttttaaatcaaagtttatcatagtttttaattaactaacccaaaacagcccgcggtgttactacgacggcgtaaatccggttttacggtatttttcgtgttttcagattttaaatcattaagttagcatataatatagatatagaacatgtgtttagttgattttaaaagtcaagttagaaggattaactttttttttgcgaacaagtttagaattaactaaactatgttctagtgattacaagtttaaaccttcgaataagatagctttatatgtatgaatcgaatgatgttatgaacatcattactaccttaagttccttggataaacctactggaaaagagaaaaatggatctagtttcaacggatccttggatggctcgaagttcttgaagcagaatcatgacacgaaaacaagttcaagtaagatcatcacttgaaataagattgttatagttatagaaattgaaccaaagtttaaatatgattattaccttgtattagaatgataacctaatgtaagaaacaaagatttcttgaggttggatgatcaccttacaagattggaagtgagctagcaaacttgaaagtattcttgattttatgtaactagaacttgtagaatttatgaagaacacttagaacttgaagatagaacttgagagagatcaattagatgaagaaaattgaagaatgaaagtgtttgtaggtgtttttggtcgttggtgtatggattagatataaaggatatgtaattttgttttcatgtaaataagtcatgaatgattactcatatttttgtaattttatgagatatttcatgatagttgccaaatgatggttcccacatgtgttaggtgactcacatgggctgctaagagctgatcattggagtgtatataccaatagtacatacatctaaaagctgtgtattgtacgagtacgaatacgggtgcatacgagtagaattgttgatgaaactgaacgaggatgtaattgtaagcatttttgttaagtagaagtatttttataagtgtattgaagtctttcaaaagtgtataaatacatattaaaacactacatgtatatacattttaactgagtcgttaagtcatcgttagtcgttacatgtaagtgttgttttgaaacctttaggttaacgatcttgttaaatgttgttaacccaatgtttataatatcaaatgagattttaaattattatattatcatgatattatcatgtatgaatatctcttaatatgatatatatacattaaatgtctttacaacgataatcgttacatatatgtctcgtttaaaaatcattaagttagtagtcttgtttttacatatgtagttcattgttaatatacttaatgatatgtttacttatcatagtatcatgttaactatatatatatatatatatatatatatatatatatatatatatatatatatatatatatatatatatgtcatcatatagtttttacaagttttaacgttcgtgaatcaccggtcaacttgggtggtcaattgtctatatgaaacatatttcaattaatcaagtcttaacaagtttgattgtttaacatgttggaaacatttaatcatgtaaatatcaatctcaattaatatatataaacatgaaaaagttcgggtcactacagtagtgaTGAGTTCACGAAGAatttaggagagagagagagaaagaaaatATGGAGGATGGTGGAAGATGGCGATTTGTCGCCGGTAGAGGTGGAAGGTGGCGGACGGTGGTTGTTCAAGGTAGTCCTTGGTGGTCATTTATGTTGGAGAAAAAAAATGGCCGACGGTTTTCAAAATTTAAGAAAGATGAAATGAAAATGTTTTCCCTTCTCTCTATGTGtgaatatgtaaattatatatttttaaatatgtaTACAAAAGTCAGTGGAAAGATTGAAAGGATCAAGTAACAAACACGGTAAAGCACAGTAGACCGTATAGTGAATTTCAAATAGTAGGCCGCATCTCTTTTGAATCTTTGTGCCGACAATTATCACGGATGACAATATCGTGTCCACTgctaaataattaatatataaaagtgttcctaaaaatctcatatttttaaattaaaaccatttatttattctggtcattacctgtttgaaacctgatcaaaaaggttagaaaattattcattttctgttccaatttatatgtacggagtactaatatttaaacttaaaaaggtaaaaatacttttaacaaatctaaaatcttcgtaatcgatttacagttcaacttttattttaatccatcataaacttatattaaatctatatgaatgctaacgaaatgtcaaccgagtattactgacgtttactaattaagctcgaaatcatttatattcccttctatatataaacagttttaaaatagcaaagttaattactaaaacaaatatattatatatttttaaacaaatagatttaatataactttatatatttacaagtaatatttatatacatatttatatatatctatatattctatagtttccattaatcgcattttattttatttattacaatataaatcctaataatcatattatataatattctaaattatatttcaaattataaatacctatttaaatatatatgttatctatttacaaatagttgttcgtgaatcgtcgagaatggtcgaaagtcaaacgaatatatgaaactgttcaaaatatttgtgactcaacattacagactttgcttatcgtgtcaaaataatataaagatcaagtttaaatttggtttgaaatttccgggtcatcacaagttacaggaggtgaacgtatgaaaggtgatgaacgttttgctcggtgcattcactgaatatcctattagttataaaaataaaaaattatataagttatcaaactaatagacttttctgattttgcccacgtttcgaatagccaatagatgcagcaggtagccaggaccttttaaatcggaagcccacaactcgccactaacaaatccaactattactacgaaccataaaattttgggtgtctatcaatttaaccgctttaaataatttttcgtcgaaattttgaagataaaatctatgtcctaaaaactagagcgtcgagaaataagaggaagaaaaagagtgcgtcgaaaaacgtcaaaaaataaaaggtcgaaaaataataataagaaagtaaagcttcgaaacttaaaagtataaaaattaaatattaaaaattacgtctaaaggaattaaagctttaaaggaattctatatccaaaacgacaataacttaattaggcactaaaatctatttaaaactaaagcgataagcgacgtagtaaaattctaaagcgcctaaatcttaatctaaagaaaaagcacttaaggaattttacggcaaagcctaaaaatctagaaatataaagtaactacggcaagatactaagtttaaaactaattacgaacgatagatATACAATTTatgattaaacgattaaaaagatacaaaatataaaaataaaacttaaagttataaaaatacaatttttataaaaatattatttttatattattattttataaaagtattaattttataataaataatactaattaaaacttaaaatacaaacttaattaaaattaaaactaattattatttaattaaaaccctaatctattaattaataataataattattaaaccgtAACCCTAATTGTTCGTACAAGGTTTCAGGCGTGTCAGAAGATACCATGCGGTTGCATGGGTTTAGAGCctcattctcatgcgatcgcatgagagtgcagGTTCAGATCAAAACAGGTTCAAATATGCAGGTTCAACacgtatttttttctgtttttaaattatagaaaatataatataacttatctaaaacttaaaatataaattactattagtttttataactcttaaaaaaataaacttttttaaattaaacacttaaaaatactaTTAACTAGGAAGTTAActctggagataaaatcaaatcttcaaaacaaatcttcttaaataacaaacatatctccagaatattctatgACTTTGGCTTCAAGAAATCATCATACGTTTACTTCAGTAATTCCAGAGTCTGtacttcagactctaaatcttcagactctaaaactgcaaaacacttttgactcatcagattattatttctatttttcctAACATAGAGTTTGTATAGGAGGTTAGGATAAATGTATTTCGTGATTTTCCGTTAGAAGTTGAGTTGTTATGCAGATAAATAAGTTATCtgatacaattataattattatgtgttTAGTAGTTAAATGCGAATGATTGTGAACTTAATTATATGATGTTGAGGCTGTTAATAGTGGTAAGTAAGTAAATGAATACTTTGAGAAGCTCAATTTTTTGAGCCTGTTGTTTCGAGCTGCAACACAAGTGTAGTTATTCATACATCGTGAGTTGCAATGGTGTTGCCATTGTGTAATGTATTATAAAACATTAGGAATCACATCAAATAGGATAGACTTGATAAAGCCATAGATAATGTTGTTGAGTGTATAACTGTACCTGTTTTAAGTTGTTGAGACTTGAGAGTCATAGGAGATATGATTGAAAATGTATCAGAGGTGGATATGTCTTGTGGTAGATTATTGATATACAATTGATACGTATCATTAGTTCGGTTGTTCCATCTGGCTAACCTTCCTGTTCGTCATTTGGTTCAATTTGATATGTAGTGAAATTATAGGGATTGAAGTGGCATGTGTTAACATGTTCAAGTCGATATGAAGGAAATGGTCTTTAAAATAGTTGGTGGAATACTGTGTTGAATTGGCTAACGTTGCTATATGAAAAAATCCTTTATGACTGTACCTTAAGAAACTATGTAGAGCTTGTTCACCCTTGCATGTTATTGGAGGTAGCAAGTGATTTGGAATTTTGGAACTCGATATACTAATTGACAGAAGAGTGTTTAGAGTATGTGTATTACAAATGCATTCTGGGATTACAACTGCATTTTGGATATACTAATTTGCCACGCATGTTTATAGAGATTAAAATAATGAAATGGACGAATATAccctcacatgcgtggcacatATGAGGTGGTAACTGTTAAATGTAGAAGGACGTTTGGTGTGGTTACTATCCACGTAAATCTCACAAAACTTAGGTACCAACGATGCAAAATTTAAACTTTAGGTATTGTGATGAAAATGGTTACAAACTACAGATATCAACAACGTGATTTTTTTCCCTTTTTACCCAAGAAAATGCTATTAGTGTCAGTAAAATTGAAGTTTTGTTGCTAAATTTAACCAAAAATGCATATACTATTATGAACATCTACAGTTCTAGCCTTCGTGGGTCACGAGGGAAGAGTGAAGTCATGCGGATGTTGTCAAGGTTACAGAAAGGCATCACAACATGCTCCAATCCAACTCCAAATCCACCTTGTGGTGGGGCGCCACACCTACAATAAACAAAGCAATTGTGTCATACCATATGCCCTCTTAAATTTACTGTCACCAATTAGATCATTATCAAGGTAACTTGTTTCATGGTTAAAGTTACAAATAAGCTATATACTTTTTCAAATTAATGTCCCGATGTCGGCTATATACACATTTCCGTCTCACTGttggctatatactttcaaaaagtgcaCTCATATCAACAATTCGTTACCGGTTACCGGTACAACCGGTCAAAAATATGATGTGTAATATTTTTTGTTTTTAAAGGTGACTTGAACTAAATATAATTAAAGATTAAAGCTATAAATCGACTAATAGTTTATCTTTTGTTCCAATATAAACTATATAGTTCCTTTTTTTCCAATGTAAACTATAAATATGATGACACGTCATCAACTTCTTTGGTTGAAGGTTAAAAAAGTACATCTTTTAAAAGTATATAGCGGATAGTGAGACAGAAATTGGTATATAGCTAACAATGAGACTGAAATGCGTATATAACCGACATCGGGACATTTGAAAAAGTATATAGCCTATTTGTAGCTTTAACCCTAAATACAACTAAACATACGCGGTAACCTCTTATATATCATCTTATATGATGATATTGTTTTGATATCAATACCACATTCTTTTGCACGTGACTCCAAATGTTTTGGGATCCTGAAATAATCTCCTCTCCTAAACACGTGCATACGTATATACTACgtacatacatgcatacatgcatgcatgcatgcatacatacaagtTCAAACATTAACCTTAAAATAAAACATGTTGTCAAAGTAGGTCACCTCTAATGAACACATCGAATGAGCAGCTATAAGCCTTATCATCAGCACAAGGCATGGTATAGAAAGGCCGAACTGCCAGAGGATATCGGTGCAATGTATAAAACTCTGTTCCATACCTACAATTataaataatactagtaacataaaaacaagatttaatatttaataaaaataataatagcgaTAGTCAAAGTTGGAAAAGCTGACTTACTTTTCCAATACAAGTCTTCCTTAGACCATTCTCATCAGTCCGCCCTCACCTATGTCATACACCCATTTCCTCGAGGGCTCCAATGGCATTGTCCATGCCCTCCATCGCCCTCCATCGCCCTCACTGCCCTCGCCATACTTTTTTTCTTCCACAAGCACATTCCAGGACGGATAACCTTCTCTTTCTTCTTTATTTTGCTTAACAAACTTGTACATATTGTTATTGAAGTTgtacatttatatatttaattaattttgtggggtaTGTAATGAGAATGGAGTATGTCATGGTTAGTAGTGGTGTGTTATgggagtgttatgggaggaagtgtTGAGTAAGGTggggagagaaagctgatgtggcgctgaggaaATGCCCATGACGGTGTCATGAATGGGAATGGTCTTAATGCTCTTTCAATTTCTGTGTTAAGATCCCCAAGTGGATCTACCATCCTGAAAAATAATAAGCATATGCATGTGGAGTGACTAATAAAACAAATTCTGATTCTTTTGTAAGTGTCAAACTGGGTTGACCCAAAAACTTAAGTTCATtcttatatacataaaatagtGTTCAAAGATTATAATATGTGTTGTACAATTACACTCTCTACAGTTTCAAAATACTAACATAAGGTTTTAATGAAAGACCTAAGAGGTTTGTATGCAATATAAAAGGTTGACATCAAGACCCTTTGACCAATCGCGTAACCAACAATTTTGAATAAACATGAGTTTACCACTTGGATCCATTTGACAAAAAAACACAACCCGACTTGACCATGCATTCAAAACGTTCAACAATCCAAATCGCGATATCCACATATGTTGGTTAGTATCACTTTCACACATTAGTGAAGGATGTTATCTTCTTTACTAACCTTTGACATTTGATGTTGGAGCTAATCGGTTTGTGTATCCCACATCGGAAGTAGAAAGAAATAAATGTTTGTATATAAGCTTAGGagaacctccctctatcaccaattggttttacaGAAAAGAGGGACTCTTGAGCTTATTCGATCCTACAAATGGTATCTGACCGGGTGGCAGTGACGGTTCATATCGGGGTGACTGTGGACGTGACCAGTAGAAACATAAAACAAAAAGACGGTCCACTAAATCCATTACCTATATAAAACCACATatcaaaataattaaaaaaaattccaTGATTCAATTTGTCAAACATAAAAACAAAAAGACGTCCACTAAATCCATTTCCTATATAAAACCACATatcaaaataattaaaaaaaattcttcaTATTCGCATATTGTATAAGTAATACAAAAAATAAAATCTTGAAACTTATACTCCGTACGTGTTAGTTGTCCATACCTCGAAATAATGCCTCTTAATCTCCATTTCCACATCAAGACTTGTGAACTCGCACAAATGCCTGTGTGTATATAAGTCTTCAGCTCTAAAAGCAGGACCCACCACAAAAACGCCGCTAAAATTACCGCCAAAACCACCATTAATAACCATTTGCTTGTGAAGCTGGGGCGATTGTGCCAAACAAGCAGGTTGACCCTTGTAGTCCAATTCGAAAACCGCTGCACCACCTTCACTAGCGCCTGCATTTATTTTGGTGCgaggatttaaaaaaaaatcttcatTCAGCAGAAACTGCCTAAAAAACtgcaaaacatttttcaatatttGTTATGTTAAAGATAATAAAGCTTACACACGAACATAAAAAAAAGAAAACACAAGTACATTAAGTAGCCAGAACGTCATACGTTTAGAACTTGTGAAACAAGGCGAACATCCAAAAACCGGTTGTTCTATCGGGTATCCTGATTAACACGAACAAGTTGCTttctgatcatgcatatttttaccatagagTTAATATGCTTGTTCAATACGCAaaagggggtttaaggatcttagaacaaggctctccggtccggctgccgtgaataaccctggccgacatgatgatgtcggcggggtggccaagtgattaagtccaccttcgataacggtcgTTGATCGGAAGGCCCCCATATAAGGCTGTAGGTACTAGTCgacaaagaactaacctgttaaccttgagaaaaCGAGAGATGATGCTGGTTACGTAAGATGTGTGGTTAATGATTGTTACATAACGTGGTTGTGGttaatgataattagggtttgtatatataggcaaaccctaattctagaaccatccgagataatggtaatcccttccataaccaactcccccgaatcacagatataattatggaaaagatacttgaggaccaagtaaccaccgtaccgggaacaaaggcattcgatacgaatccgcatgccgcataccgcatacaaagtacacgcatacgcatgctagcgagtgcccgcatacgtgtgtattgcgcatgcgggttgcggtatcattatgtccccccagtttgatgttatatggcgcaagacatatgatatcaaactattaggcgaaaaagaaaaaacaagaaaacggctagaatTTAATTTTCCGCGTGCATTTCGatgtcattaaatgcctgtcactgtcgcagaaacccattcggctgacaagacgtaaagttgcagttggcaggcgcgtgtcaaGTCACGCGCTCCTATTGAACCATACCATCCTGACATCCACTCGCGTGCATAAAATGCTACCCGTTGATTGCATAACACGTGTACAACCACGATGAGACCGTTTCACCCCATGACTTCCAATCCACACTATAAATAGACGTCATTCACACACATTTCCACTTTTCTGCACCAAGCTTCCCTGATACTCTGCCAATTTCAATTTCGAACAAATCTTGAATACTCCGGCCAACTTCTAAAGGTTAGTTATTCTCCGATCActttatagaaaatgactaaggctaacgagacatATGTAGGTAGTGTAGTGTCTATTATAGAGCAGAAGCATATTGATTTtttagttaaacaatacccaccGCTAGCACAGTATAATCCGGTGCCTCCCCAGTCTAATCAACGTGCCCACAAATCGCCGGAGAATAAGGTAGCTATATAtgagcatgcgtttaagcatggcAATTTTAGGGTGCCTCCTTCCGACTTCTTTTTAGGCGTTT
This genomic stretch from Rutidosis leptorrhynchoides isolate AG116_Rl617_1_P2 chromosome 11, CSIRO_AGI_Rlap_v1, whole genome shotgun sequence harbors:
- the LOC139874904 gene encoding aspartate--tRNA ligase 1, cytoplasmic-like yields the protein MTFWLLNFFRQFLLNEDFFLNPRTKINAGASEGGAAVFELDYKGQPACLAQSPQLHKQMVINGGFGGNFSGVFVVGPAFRAEDLYTHRHLCEFTSLDVEMEIKRHYFEVMDLVDRLFVLCFYWSRPQSPRYEPSLPPGQIPFVGSNKLKSPSFLMVDPLGDLNTEIERALRPFPFMTPSWAFPQRHISFLSPPYSTLPPITLP